From Methylococcus capsulatus:
ATCGAATGATTCAAGGCAGTATCGTTGCCCTGGCAACGCCCATGGAACCCGACGGGAGGCTGGATGTCCCGAGCTTGAGGCGGCTGGTCGAGTTCCACATCGAACAGGGAACGGATGCCATCGTGGCGGTGGGGACGACCGGTGAATCGGCGACGCTGGACGAAGAAGAACACACTGAAGTCATCCGTCTGGTGGTGGAGCAGGTCGCCGGCAGAATTCCGGTCATCGCCGGTACCGGAGCGAACGCGACCACCGAAGCGATCAGTCTGACCGCCAAGGCCAAAGCCATCGGCGCAGACGCCTGTCTTCTCGTCACGCCGTATTACAACAAGCCCACCCAGGAAGGTCTCTACCGCCATTACCGGGCGGTCGCCGAGGCGGTGGAGATCCCGCAAATCCTTTACAACGTACCCGGCCGTACCGGTTGCGACATGCTGCCGGCCACAGTGGGGCGGCTGGCGCAGGTTCCCGGCATCGTCGGAATCAAGGAAGCGACGGGCAAGCTCGAGCGGCTGGCCGAAATCCGGGCTCTGTGCCCCGAGGGGTTCGCTCTGTATTCCGGCGACGATGCAACGGCGTGCGACTTCTGTCTGTCGGGTGGCAACGGCGTGATTTCGGTCACGGCCAATGTGGCGCCGCGGCTCATGCACGACATGTGCTGGGCGGCCATCGCCGGTGACCGGGCGACGGCCGAGGCGATCAACCGCCGGCTCGAAGCCCTGCACCACGATCTGTTCATCGAGTCCAATCCCATACCTGTGAAATGGGCGTTGCACGAAATGGGACTGATCCAGGAGGGTATCCGTCTGCCGCTGACCTGGTTGGCCGAGTCCTGCCGTGAGGCGGTGCGCCGGGCCATGCGCCAGGCCGGCGTGGTCTGAGGGGCATTCCATGGGCAAGGCACTCAGATGGGCGGCTCTCGGCGGGGCGATCGGGCTGCTGGGCGGCTGCACCTATATCGCCAGTCTGTTTCCGGACAAGCAGAAGCAGTACCGCTATCATTCGGAAATACCGCCGCTGGAAATACCGCCGGATTTGAGTTCGTCGACCATTGAAGGCGCGGCGACTGCTGCGGCCCAGGCGGAAGCCCTCCGGCCGAAGGAGGAACCGACCCCCGGTGTTAAGGCCGAAGCCGAGCCGGTGGAGCCGGATCCAAAGACCACGCTGGCACAGAGCCTGAGCGACGTTCCCCTCATCGAGGTCGATGCGCCGTTCGAGGACGCCTGGCGCTCGGTCAACCGCGCCCTCGGCCGGGCCAAACTCGAGGTGGTCGGCGAGGACCAGGCAAAAGGCATCTTCGAGGTGTATTACAACGGCACCGGCCAGCGCGCGCCGGAAGATGTGGGATTGTTCTCCGCCTTGTTCGGCGGTGCCAGCGACAGCACGGCGTCGGCCTTCCGGGTCCATGTCGAGCAGAAGGGCAAGATCACCCAGGTTTTCGTCACAGATGGACGTGATGACCCGCAACAATCGGGGCTGGGGCTCGAGCTGCTGAAGACCATACACGCTCAGTTCCAGCAATCCGCGAGTGCTTCGCCGGCATCCGGCGGAAAGGGCGATGCCGGTACGGCGGAAGAGTCTCCCAAACCTGCCGAATAAGGCGGCCATCGATTTTTTTCCACAGTCTGCGAGCCATAGCCATGGTTGTCTGCATTCCGGGGCCGTCGGCCTTGTCCGTTTTCCGCGCCAGCCGTCTGCTGGCATCCTTGCGAGGGGTCGCGCCGACCGTTCGCAAAGTCGCGGCCCGATTCGTCCATTTCGCAGAGCTGGAGCGTGAGCTGGACGATGCGGAGAACCGGCTGCTGCGGCAGATCCTGAGCTATGGCCCGGTCGAGAGCGAGACGGAAGCCGGCGAAACCTTCCTGGTGACACCACGGATCGGAACGATTTCGCCATGGTCCAGCAAGGCAACCGAAATCGTCCGCCGCTGCGGTTTGGATGCCGTCTGCCGGGTCGAACGCGGCATCGCCTATGCACTGCAGATCGACGGCGACCTGTCCGCGACGCAGCGCGAAGCCGTCCGGGCGCTCCTGCACGATCGCATGACGCAGACCGTTCTCAGCCGCGGGCAGGAAGATATGCTGTTTCGCCACAGGGAACCGGAGCCGCTGCAATACATCCCGCTCATGCAGGAGGGCCGCTGGGCGCTGGTCAAGGCC
This genomic window contains:
- the bamC gene encoding outer membrane protein assembly factor BamC, giving the protein MGKALRWAALGGAIGLLGGCTYIASLFPDKQKQYRYHSEIPPLEIPPDLSSSTIEGAATAAAQAEALRPKEEPTPGVKAEAEPVEPDPKTTLAQSLSDVPLIEVDAPFEDAWRSVNRALGRAKLEVVGEDQAKGIFEVYYNGTGQRAPEDVGLFSALFGGASDSTASAFRVHVEQKGKITQVFVTDGRDDPQQSGLGLELLKTIHAQFQQSASASPASGGKGDAGTAEESPKPAE
- the dapA gene encoding 4-hydroxy-tetrahydrodipicolinate synthase, whose amino-acid sequence is MIQGSIVALATPMEPDGRLDVPSLRRLVEFHIEQGTDAIVAVGTTGESATLDEEEHTEVIRLVVEQVAGRIPVIAGTGANATTEAISLTAKAKAIGADACLLVTPYYNKPTQEGLYRHYRAVAEAVEIPQILYNVPGRTGCDMLPATVGRLAQVPGIVGIKEATGKLERLAEIRALCPEGFALYSGDDATACDFCLSGGNGVISVTANVAPRLMHDMCWAAIAGDRATAEAINRRLEALHHDLFIESNPIPVKWALHEMGLIQEGIRLPLTWLAESCREAVRRAMRQAGVV